Proteins co-encoded in one Triplophysa dalaica isolate WHDGS20190420 chromosome 16, ASM1584641v1, whole genome shotgun sequence genomic window:
- the LOC130437735 gene encoding protocadherin beta-15-like isoform X26, with protein sequence MFSLCSFNSRKRASSTSIAAWLMQNLVLCVFVMSVAHGQVRYSIPEEMTKGSLVGNIVQDLGLDIKRLKSGRARIFTEDSREYIGLNVDKGTLIVKERIDREELCGNKSPCSLHFQIILDHPMELHRIDVEILDINDNYPLFRKKDVNFQISESAIPGARYSLESAKDPDVGPNSLQTYKLNPSDHFTLKSLSRPDGTKYIEMVLQTPLDREKESEHKLILTAYDGGNPPKSGVIKINIIVLDANDNAPSFTQSVYRVSLPENTPLGFLIITVSATDADEGTNGDIQYSFSQSSHSVSIIFDIDPSNGEIVVKGHLDFEISKYHELDIEATDKGGLTDTCKVLVEMTDVNDNAPVISLMSFSNSIPEDASPDTVIAMVNVKDVDTERNGQVKCSIAPHLPFKIKSSATNFYSLTTDQLLDREKISEYNITITATDEGSPSFSTNKTLNLKISDINDNAPAFQRQSYTAYVMENNSPGVSVLSVKAHDKDSGNNARVSYFLEDIFLNGISASTYVSVNADSGEIIAVRSFDYEQTKEFCIRVKAQDGGSPPLSSNVSVKIIIQDQNDNAPQVLYPVQSGGSVVAEIVPRSADVGYLVTKVVAVDVDSGQNAWLSYKLQKATDRALFEVGLQNGEIRTVRQVTDKDAVKQRLTVVVEDNGQPSRSATVNVNVALADSFPEVLSEFTDFTHDKEYNDNLTFYLVLALAVVSFLFIVSIIAILSVKCYRWRRERMFYKSGANLPVIPYYPPLYADVGGTGTLQHVYNYDVCRTTDSRKSDLKYVRPCSESVISLGTSGTQTLTHAQREKLDSDDSFDKVFANFFISK encoded by the exons atgtttagtctttgttcttttaattCCCGAAAACGCGCATCTTCGACATCGATTGCAGCATGGCTAATGCAGAATCTGGTGCTGTGCGTCTTTGTCATGTCGGTAGCGCACGGGCAGGTCCGTTATTCTATTCCAGAGGAAATGACAAAAGGCTCGCTGGTAGGAAATATCGTTCAGGATCTCGGTTTGGACATTAAGAGACTGAAGTCTGGTCGAGCGCGGATCTTTACGGAGGACAGTCGTGAGTACATCGGTCTGAATGTGGATAAAGGAACTCTGATAGTGAAAGAGAGGATAGATAGAGAGGAGCTGTGCGGGAACAAATCTCCCTGCTCTTTACATTTTCAGATAATTTTGGACCACCCCATGGAGCTGCATAGAATCGATGTAGAAATATTAGATATAAATGATAATTATCCCCTTTTCAGAAAGAAAGACGTTAATTTTCAGATTAGCGAATCAGCCATTCCTGGAGCTCGATACTCTTTGGAAAGCGCTAAAGATCCGGACGTAGGTCCAAATTCACTCCAGACATATAAACTTAATCCCAGCGATCATTTCACATTGAAATCATTGTCTCGACCTGATGGAACTAAATATATAGAGATGGTTCTCCAAACGCCTttagacagagagaaagaaagtgagCACAAATTGATTTTGACAGCATATGATGGAGGCAATCCTCCTAAATCTGGCGTCATTAAGATTAATATTATTGTTCTTGATGCAAACGACAACGCCCCGTCATTCACACAATCTGTATATCGGGTCAGTCTTCCCGAAAACACTCCACTGGGCTTTCTTATAATAACCGTTTCTGCCACAGACGCAGATGAGGGAACAAACGGTGACATTCAATATTCTTTTTCTCAGAGCAGTCACAGTGTTTCAATTATTTTCGATATCGACCCTTCCAACGGCGAGATCGTAGTTAAAGGTCATTTAGATTTCGAAATATCCAAATACCACGAGTTAGACATAGAAGCTACTGATAAAGGTGGTTTAACAGACACGTGTAAAGTGCTTGTTGAAATGACTGATGTAAATGACAATGCTCCTGTAATTAGCTTGATGTCATTTTCTAATTCAATACCTGAGGACGCGTCGCCAGACACTGTTATAGCGATGGTGAATGTCAAAGACGTAGATACAGAAAGAAACGGACAGGTGAAATGTTCCATTGCTCCACATTTACCTTTCAAAATAAAGTCATCCGCTACAAATTTTTATAGTCTCACGACAGATCAGTTGTTGGACCGTGAGAAAATAtctgaatataatataacaattacTGCTACAGATGAAGGCTCGCCCTCTTTCTCTACTAATAAAACTTTAAATCTAAAGATCTCTGATATCAATGACAACGCCCCTGCTTTTCAGCGTCAGTCTTACACCGCATATGTGATGGAAAATAATTCACCCGGAGTCTCCGTTTTATCTGTTAAAGCGCATGACAAAGATTCTGGTAATAATGCGCGCGTTTCATATTTTCTTGAGGATATTTTTCTGAATGGCATCTCTGCTTCAACATATGTTTCAGTGAATGCAGATAGTGGAGAAATTATTGCAGTTCGTTCTTTCGATtatgaacaaacaaaagaatTTTGCATCCGCGTAAAAGCGCAAGACGGAGGCTCACCTCCTCTGAGCAGCAACGTGAGTGTTAAAATCATCATTCAGGATCAAAATGACAACGCCCCTCAGGTTCTGTATCCGGTCCAGTCTGGTGGTTCTGTGGTTGCTGAAATAGTGCCTCGTTCTGCAGATGTGGGTTATCTGGTCACTAAAGTGGTCGCTGTTGATGTGGACTCTGGACAGAATGCCTGGCTCTCATATAAACTGCAGAAAGCCACAGACAGGGCGCTGTTTGAAGTGGGCTTACAGAATGGAGAAATAAGAACTGTGCGTCAGGTGACAGATAAAGATGCTGTTAAACAAAGACTCACTGTTGTAGTGGAGGACAACGGACAGCCCTCTCGTTCAGCTACAGTCAATGTGAACGTGGCACTGGCGGACAGCTTCCCTGAAGTGCTCTCGGAGTTCACTGACTTTACGCACGATAAGGAATACAACGACAACCTGACTTTTTATCTAGTCTTGGCTCTGGCCGTGGTTTCGTTTCTCTTTATCGTGTCTATCATCGCCATACTGTCAGTCAAATGCTACAGATGGAGACGCGAACGGATGTTTTACAAATCTGGAGCAAATCTTCCAGTTATTCCGTATTATCCGCCCCTTTACGCAGACGTAGGGGGCACAGGAACTTTACAGCACGTGTACAATTATGATGTTTGCAGAACCACTGACTCCAGAAAGAGTGATCTGAAATACGTCAGACCTTGCAGTGAGAGCGTCATTAGCCTGGGCACCAGTGgaacacagacactcacacatGCGCAGAGAGAAAAACTGGATAGTGATGATTCTTTTGATAAG gtctttgccaatttttttatatcaaaatag